In a single window of the Silurus meridionalis isolate SWU-2019-XX chromosome 8, ASM1480568v1, whole genome shotgun sequence genome:
- the disp2 gene encoding protein dispatched homolog 2 isoform X2, which produces MDSVSVCDEGYVRRGINQGSAERPAPSEIPKVSLCPPDSEDAESPMNDISIERDLINHLSTPPSSSQQYDQVLHQSPRLKRCPCCDQKQPITDDVCLNQTNASSHSDGPSNAVKTVHRTERLHRIPKNYSQVIVEYPVTVLISCSVVLLAFSLAGILIGPLPDFSDPLAGFKPRGTDIGIRLAAWAKLQENTGHGKTLSLTSQQFMDQSIAREVTSKTQLHLRHRSRRMLHTDTTENAYFCNDPGDRYAQLVFRSGNSDSLWSLKAIYSMCEMEQTQIRSDAHFKELCQVKSEAVGNKAEGECCPSWSLGNFLALLNNVSSCFSLTAQQVSDSLGLLRYCAPYYHDGSLVALCAERSKHGSCASVPHPCKRSRIIYQILHYLVDKDFLGPQTVEYQVPSLKYSVLFLPMVKGKALMEIYLKHLEGHELMYKNTKITGMDLGIKQKLFKYYLSRDSIYPILTVLALLLTMALYLRSFLLSALSLFAVMLSLLTSYFFYKVVFGLLFFPLLNLMAVLVLLGSCSNQAFTFNDFWKSQLSHNPPAALENRIHRVLQEMGYLNLVSGLTSSITFYSGYMSSITVVRCFAVYLGSASLINTLFALVWLPCSIVLRERHAAGASTSASKPSWKPCCIKHLGGFWETSSRKRCLFTMGQKFRGLKRGLSDTSNLIFLKVLPCGVVKFRYIWICWFAVLAAGGIYISCVDPGMKLPSSNSRSTQLFRSSHPFERYDAEYRHQFMFERRKQGEDEPMSMTLIWGVTPADDDHFNPSSNGSFVIDPEFNISSYDSQVWLRKLCGKVRNQTFYSSPPADQEALEDNTCFVEDLIHWVSIRRCSENEDAFRLCCNNITFPYPPIVFERCLKMMLEKQQAETGSPRNGGLRFDSQNRIAALVVVFKTSQLYSLNFSQTSIFYKQIRSWFNNEISSAPTGLKKGWFVSQLLLYDLQQCLSSETLVVAGFSVALTFVSLLLTTWNIPLSIYVTFAVGGSVFVTVGLLVLLEWQLNSVEALFISAAAGLSVDFAVNYCISYCLAPQTDKLGRVAYSLKKMGCPVAIGAGAYFCVGIIMLPATALLFRKLGIFLLLVKCVACGFATFFFQSLCCFFGPEKNCGKIIIPCAKEPATENIPPSCSGVETRNNNPSANGTFNCGAGRGSQGKRNCNKEDGGAFLCPNQHRHRQHQSRLGREPEQYELQPLAGHLSDSFENSTCTSKLSNRPSVLSDDIEFCGLSPNRYYERISTESVSEEICSRYLKDCDTPQAVQTSSPYKGNKTKPVVVPPGDQAKEKRLCEKCHSSPENKLWNISLSSSSMEDITVTETTDDPNTKLPFLDGAYRCHAHKRLLSCQSQSSIEGLEDSNETCLSDIEPAVSTAPSTVTEGELQPGHLNGRRDTLRLSLRETVYDPGSPGSGRGRTSQSELPVILPNSQPDLPDVWIKRDGRGEDRS; this is translated from the exons ATGGATTCCGTGTCTGTCTGTGATGAGGGCTATGTGAGAAGAGGAATAAATCAGGGATCAGCAGAAAGACCTGCTCCAAG TGAGATCCCAAAGGTATCATTGTGCCCCCCAGACAGTGAGGATGCAGAATCTCCAATGAATGACATCTCCATTGAAAGGGACCTCATAAACCATCTGTCCACACCACCCTCCTCTTCTCAACAGTATGACCAAGTGTTGCATCAGTCACCTCGACTCAAGAGATGCCCGTGCTGTGACCAAAAGCAGCCAATCACAGACGACGTCTGTCTGAATCAAACAAATGCATCTTCTCATTCAGACGGCCCAAGCAATGCTGTCAAGACAGTTCACAG GACTGAGAGACTCCACCGGATTCCAAAGAA CTACTCCCAGGTCATAGTTGAATACCCGGTGACAGTTCTTATCTCATGCTCAGTGGTACTCCTTGCATTCTCCCTAGCAGGGATTTTGATTGGTCCGCTGCCAGATTTTTCTGATCCTTTAGCA GGATTCAAGCCACGTGGAACAGACATTGGGATTAGACTGGCAGCCTGGGCAAAGCTGCAGGAAAATACTGGGCATGGGAAAACACTATCTCTGACATCTCAGCAGTTCATGGATCAAAGTATAGCACG AGAAGTCACCAGTAAAACCCAGCTCCACTTAAGACATCGTTCCAGGAGAATGCTACATACAGACACTACTGAGAATGCCTATTTTTGCAATGATCCAG GAGATCGCTATGCCCAGCTGGTATTCCGCTCAGGAAACTCTGACAGTCTCTGGAGTCTGAAGGCAATCTATTCCATGTGTGAGATGGAGCAAACCCAG ATACGCTCAGATGCACATTTTAAAGAACTCTGTCAAGTCAAATCAGAAGCTGTTGGCAACAAAGCTGAGGGAGAGTGCTGTCCAAGCTGGTCCCTGGGAAACTTTCTGGCTCTCCTCAACAACGTCTCTTCCTGCTTCAGTCTTACAGCTCAGCAAGTGTCAGACAGTTTAGGCTTGCTCAGATACTGTGCCCCTTACTACCATGATGGAAGTCTTGTTGCATTGTGTGCAGAAAGAAGCAAACATGGCTCATGTGCATCCGTCCCACATCCCTGCAAGCGCTCCAGAATCATTTATCAGATTCTACATTACCTGGTGGATAAGGATTTCTTAGGGCCTCAGACTGTTGAATACCAGGTTCCATCCCTAAAATATAGTGTCCTGTTCCTACCAATGGTTAAAGGCAAAGCATTAATGGAGATTTATCTAAAACATCTGGAAGGTCATGAGCTAATGTATAAGAATACTAAAATAACTGGAATGGACTTGGGGATTAAGCAAAAGCTTTTCAAATATTACCTCTCAAGAGACTCCATCTATCCCATTCTCACAGTTCTCGCACTGCTACTTACAATGGCCTTATATCTTAGGTCGTTCCTTTTATCAGCTCTGTCATTGTTTGCGGTCATGTTATCACTTTTGACATCTTATTTTTTCTACAAAGTAGTATTTGGCCTATTGTTTTTTCCACTTCTGAATCTCATGGCCGTTCTTGTCCTTTTAGGCAGTTGCTCAAACCAAGCTTTCACCTTTAATGACTTTTGGAAATCCCAACTAAGCCATAATCCACCAGCTGCACTAGAAAACAGAATCCACCGTGTCTTACAAGAAATGGGGTACTTGAACTTAGTGTCTGGTTTAACATCCAGCATCACATTCTACTCAGGCTACATGAGTAGCATTACAGTGGTGAGGTGTTTTGCTGTGTATCTGGGTAGTGCCTCTTTAATCAACACACTTTTTGCTCTTGTTTGGCTCCCCTGTTCCATTGTTTTGCGAGAGCGACATGCTGCAGGAGCTTCCACCTCTGCCTCTAAGCCATCATGGAAGCCATGTTGCATAAAACACCTTGGTGGATTTTGGGAAACAAGTTCAAGAAAGCGGTGCCTTTTCACTATGGGACAGAAATTTCGGGGTCTAAAACGTGGACTCTCGGACACATCCAATCTAATTTTCTTAAAAGTTCTTCCTTGTGGTGTGGTTAAATTTCGATACATATGGATCTGCTGGTTTGCAGTCCTGGCTGCAGGAGGAATATACATCTCATGTGTAGACCCGGGCATGAAACTGCCATCCTCAAATAGCAGGTCAACGCAGCTGTTTCGCTCCAGCCATCCATTTGAAAGATATGATGCAGAATATCGCCATCAGTTCATGTTTGAGCGAAGGAAACAAGGAGAGGATGAGCCTATGAGCATGACTCTCATCTGGGGTGTCACTCCAGCCGATGACGATCATTTCAATCCAAGCAGCAATGGCTCCTTTGTCATAGACCCAGAATTCAATATAAGCAGTTATGATTCCCAAGTGTGGTTGCGAAAGCTATGCGGAAAAGTAAGAAACCAAACCTTTTATTCATCACCACCAGCAGACCAAGAAGCTCTGGAGGACAATACTTGTTTTGTGGAAGACTTGATACATTGGGTATCTATTCGCCGTTGTTCTGAAAATGAGGACGCCTTCAGGCTCTGCTGCAACAATATTACATTTCCATACCCTCCCATTGTTTTTGAACGGTGCCTCAAAATGATGTTGGAAAAACAACAGGCAGAAACAGGTTCACCCAGGAATGGAGGCCTTCGTTTTGATTCACAAAATCGCATTGCTGCCCTTGTTGTGGTTTTTAAGACCTCACAGCTCTACAGCTTGAACTTCAGCCAAACTTCAATTTTCTATAAACAAATAAGATCTTGGTTCAATAATGAGATTTCTAGCGCTCCAACTGGACTTAAGAAAGGGTGGTTTGTAAGCCAATTATTATTGTATGACCTCCAGCAATGTCTGAGCTCGGAGACATTAGTAGTGGCCGGGTTTTCCGTAGCTCTTACATTTGTATCACTTCTGCTGACCACTTGGAATATACCATTAAGCATTTATGTGACATTTGCTGTTGGGGGGAGTGTTTTTGTTACTGTTGGCCTGCTTGTGCTTCTAGAATGGCAGTTAAATAGTGTGGAAGCACTGTTCATTTCAGCTGCTGCAGGCCTCTCTGTTGATTTTGCAGTCAATTACTGCATTTCCTACTGCCTGGCACCACAAACTGACAAACTGGGTAGGGTTGCATATTCTCTTAAGAAAATGGGCTGTCCTGTAGCCATAGGAGCAGGAGCTTACTTCTGTGTTGGCATTATAATGCTACCAGCAACTGCTTTGCTTTTCAGGAAACTTGGAATATTTCTCCTTCTCGTAAAGTGTGTGGCATGCGGTTTTGCCACGTTTTTCTTTCAGTCACTATGTTGCTTCTTTGGTCCTGAGAAGAACTGTGGGAAAATAATCATTCCATGTGCAAAAGAGCCAGCCACAGAAAATATACCACCTTCCTGTTCGGGTGTTGAAACACGGAACAACAATCCATCAGCTAACGGTACATTTAACTGTGGTGCTGGCAGGGGATCACAAGGGAAAAGGAATTGTAATAAAGAGGATGGCGGAGCATTCTTGTGCCCCAATCAGCATCGCCACAGGCAACACCAGTCAAGGCTTGGGAGGGAGCCAGAGCAGTATGAGCTGCAACCTCTTGCCGGTCATCTAAGTGACAGCTTTGAAAACAGCACCTGCACCAGCAAGCTGTCTAACAGACCTTCTGTTCTTTCAGATGACATTGAGTTCTGTGGCCTCAGTCCAAATCGATACTACGAAAGGATTAGCACAGAGTCTGTGAGCGAGGAAATATGCAGCAGGTATCTCAAAGATTGTGATACTCCTCAAGCTGTCCAGACCTCATCCCCTTACAAAGGAAACAAAACGAAACCTGTAGTAGTTCCTCCTGGTGATCAAGCAAAGGAAAAACGTTTGTGTGAGAAATGCCATAGCAGCCCTGAAAATAAACTATGGAACATCTCCTTGTCATCCTCTAGCATGGAGGATATTACAGTCACAGAAACCACTGATGACCCTAATACAAAGTTACCTTTTTTGGATGGGGCCTATAGGTGTCATGCACATAAAAGACTTTTGTCTTGCCAGTCTCAGAGTTCAATTGAGGGGCTTGAAGATTCAAATGAGACTTGTTTGAGTGACATCGAGCCAGCAGTCTCTACCGCACCGTCCACTGTGACTGAAGGAGAGCTGCAACCAGGTCACCTCAATGGCAGGAGGGATACTTTGCGTCTCTCTCTGAGAGAAACGGTTTATGACCCTGGCTCCCCAGGGTCTGGTAGGGGGCGGACAAGCCAAAGTGAGCTACCTGTAATTTTGCCAAACAGTCAACCAGATTTACCTGATGTTTGGATCAAGAGGGATGGAAGAGGCGAGGACAGGAGTTGA
- the disp2 gene encoding protein dispatched homolog 2 isoform X1 yields the protein MDSVSVCDEGYVRRGINQGSAERPAPSEIPKVSLCPPDSEDAESPMNDISIERDLINHLSTPPSSSQQYDQVLHQSPRLKRCPCCDQKQPITDDVCLNQTNASSHSDGPSNAVKTVHRCSPFHQPICHNTMQCHWLQGSRDGSNYKPVQHHVVTVRTERLHRIPKNYSQVIVEYPVTVLISCSVVLLAFSLAGILIGPLPDFSDPLAGFKPRGTDIGIRLAAWAKLQENTGHGKTLSLTSQQFMDQSIAREVTSKTQLHLRHRSRRMLHTDTTENAYFCNDPGDRYAQLVFRSGNSDSLWSLKAIYSMCEMEQTQIRSDAHFKELCQVKSEAVGNKAEGECCPSWSLGNFLALLNNVSSCFSLTAQQVSDSLGLLRYCAPYYHDGSLVALCAERSKHGSCASVPHPCKRSRIIYQILHYLVDKDFLGPQTVEYQVPSLKYSVLFLPMVKGKALMEIYLKHLEGHELMYKNTKITGMDLGIKQKLFKYYLSRDSIYPILTVLALLLTMALYLRSFLLSALSLFAVMLSLLTSYFFYKVVFGLLFFPLLNLMAVLVLLGSCSNQAFTFNDFWKSQLSHNPPAALENRIHRVLQEMGYLNLVSGLTSSITFYSGYMSSITVVRCFAVYLGSASLINTLFALVWLPCSIVLRERHAAGASTSASKPSWKPCCIKHLGGFWETSSRKRCLFTMGQKFRGLKRGLSDTSNLIFLKVLPCGVVKFRYIWICWFAVLAAGGIYISCVDPGMKLPSSNSRSTQLFRSSHPFERYDAEYRHQFMFERRKQGEDEPMSMTLIWGVTPADDDHFNPSSNGSFVIDPEFNISSYDSQVWLRKLCGKVRNQTFYSSPPADQEALEDNTCFVEDLIHWVSIRRCSENEDAFRLCCNNITFPYPPIVFERCLKMMLEKQQAETGSPRNGGLRFDSQNRIAALVVVFKTSQLYSLNFSQTSIFYKQIRSWFNNEISSAPTGLKKGWFVSQLLLYDLQQCLSSETLVVAGFSVALTFVSLLLTTWNIPLSIYVTFAVGGSVFVTVGLLVLLEWQLNSVEALFISAAAGLSVDFAVNYCISYCLAPQTDKLGRVAYSLKKMGCPVAIGAGAYFCVGIIMLPATALLFRKLGIFLLLVKCVACGFATFFFQSLCCFFGPEKNCGKIIIPCAKEPATENIPPSCSGVETRNNNPSANGTFNCGAGRGSQGKRNCNKEDGGAFLCPNQHRHRQHQSRLGREPEQYELQPLAGHLSDSFENSTCTSKLSNRPSVLSDDIEFCGLSPNRYYERISTESVSEEICSRYLKDCDTPQAVQTSSPYKGNKTKPVVVPPGDQAKEKRLCEKCHSSPENKLWNISLSSSSMEDITVTETTDDPNTKLPFLDGAYRCHAHKRLLSCQSQSSIEGLEDSNETCLSDIEPAVSTAPSTVTEGELQPGHLNGRRDTLRLSLRETVYDPGSPGSGRGRTSQSELPVILPNSQPDLPDVWIKRDGRGEDRS from the exons ATGGATTCCGTGTCTGTCTGTGATGAGGGCTATGTGAGAAGAGGAATAAATCAGGGATCAGCAGAAAGACCTGCTCCAAG TGAGATCCCAAAGGTATCATTGTGCCCCCCAGACAGTGAGGATGCAGAATCTCCAATGAATGACATCTCCATTGAAAGGGACCTCATAAACCATCTGTCCACACCACCCTCCTCTTCTCAACAGTATGACCAAGTGTTGCATCAGTCACCTCGACTCAAGAGATGCCCGTGCTGTGACCAAAAGCAGCCAATCACAGACGACGTCTGTCTGAATCAAACAAATGCATCTTCTCATTCAGACGGCCCAAGCAATGCTGTCAAGACAGTTCACAGGTGCAGTCCCTTCCACCAGCCTATATGTCACAACACAATGCAGTGTCACTGGCTGCAAGGATCACGTGATGGCAGCAACTACAAGCCTGTTCAGCATCATGTGGTGACCGTCAG GACTGAGAGACTCCACCGGATTCCAAAGAA CTACTCCCAGGTCATAGTTGAATACCCGGTGACAGTTCTTATCTCATGCTCAGTGGTACTCCTTGCATTCTCCCTAGCAGGGATTTTGATTGGTCCGCTGCCAGATTTTTCTGATCCTTTAGCA GGATTCAAGCCACGTGGAACAGACATTGGGATTAGACTGGCAGCCTGGGCAAAGCTGCAGGAAAATACTGGGCATGGGAAAACACTATCTCTGACATCTCAGCAGTTCATGGATCAAAGTATAGCACG AGAAGTCACCAGTAAAACCCAGCTCCACTTAAGACATCGTTCCAGGAGAATGCTACATACAGACACTACTGAGAATGCCTATTTTTGCAATGATCCAG GAGATCGCTATGCCCAGCTGGTATTCCGCTCAGGAAACTCTGACAGTCTCTGGAGTCTGAAGGCAATCTATTCCATGTGTGAGATGGAGCAAACCCAG ATACGCTCAGATGCACATTTTAAAGAACTCTGTCAAGTCAAATCAGAAGCTGTTGGCAACAAAGCTGAGGGAGAGTGCTGTCCAAGCTGGTCCCTGGGAAACTTTCTGGCTCTCCTCAACAACGTCTCTTCCTGCTTCAGTCTTACAGCTCAGCAAGTGTCAGACAGTTTAGGCTTGCTCAGATACTGTGCCCCTTACTACCATGATGGAAGTCTTGTTGCATTGTGTGCAGAAAGAAGCAAACATGGCTCATGTGCATCCGTCCCACATCCCTGCAAGCGCTCCAGAATCATTTATCAGATTCTACATTACCTGGTGGATAAGGATTTCTTAGGGCCTCAGACTGTTGAATACCAGGTTCCATCCCTAAAATATAGTGTCCTGTTCCTACCAATGGTTAAAGGCAAAGCATTAATGGAGATTTATCTAAAACATCTGGAAGGTCATGAGCTAATGTATAAGAATACTAAAATAACTGGAATGGACTTGGGGATTAAGCAAAAGCTTTTCAAATATTACCTCTCAAGAGACTCCATCTATCCCATTCTCACAGTTCTCGCACTGCTACTTACAATGGCCTTATATCTTAGGTCGTTCCTTTTATCAGCTCTGTCATTGTTTGCGGTCATGTTATCACTTTTGACATCTTATTTTTTCTACAAAGTAGTATTTGGCCTATTGTTTTTTCCACTTCTGAATCTCATGGCCGTTCTTGTCCTTTTAGGCAGTTGCTCAAACCAAGCTTTCACCTTTAATGACTTTTGGAAATCCCAACTAAGCCATAATCCACCAGCTGCACTAGAAAACAGAATCCACCGTGTCTTACAAGAAATGGGGTACTTGAACTTAGTGTCTGGTTTAACATCCAGCATCACATTCTACTCAGGCTACATGAGTAGCATTACAGTGGTGAGGTGTTTTGCTGTGTATCTGGGTAGTGCCTCTTTAATCAACACACTTTTTGCTCTTGTTTGGCTCCCCTGTTCCATTGTTTTGCGAGAGCGACATGCTGCAGGAGCTTCCACCTCTGCCTCTAAGCCATCATGGAAGCCATGTTGCATAAAACACCTTGGTGGATTTTGGGAAACAAGTTCAAGAAAGCGGTGCCTTTTCACTATGGGACAGAAATTTCGGGGTCTAAAACGTGGACTCTCGGACACATCCAATCTAATTTTCTTAAAAGTTCTTCCTTGTGGTGTGGTTAAATTTCGATACATATGGATCTGCTGGTTTGCAGTCCTGGCTGCAGGAGGAATATACATCTCATGTGTAGACCCGGGCATGAAACTGCCATCCTCAAATAGCAGGTCAACGCAGCTGTTTCGCTCCAGCCATCCATTTGAAAGATATGATGCAGAATATCGCCATCAGTTCATGTTTGAGCGAAGGAAACAAGGAGAGGATGAGCCTATGAGCATGACTCTCATCTGGGGTGTCACTCCAGCCGATGACGATCATTTCAATCCAAGCAGCAATGGCTCCTTTGTCATAGACCCAGAATTCAATATAAGCAGTTATGATTCCCAAGTGTGGTTGCGAAAGCTATGCGGAAAAGTAAGAAACCAAACCTTTTATTCATCACCACCAGCAGACCAAGAAGCTCTGGAGGACAATACTTGTTTTGTGGAAGACTTGATACATTGGGTATCTATTCGCCGTTGTTCTGAAAATGAGGACGCCTTCAGGCTCTGCTGCAACAATATTACATTTCCATACCCTCCCATTGTTTTTGAACGGTGCCTCAAAATGATGTTGGAAAAACAACAGGCAGAAACAGGTTCACCCAGGAATGGAGGCCTTCGTTTTGATTCACAAAATCGCATTGCTGCCCTTGTTGTGGTTTTTAAGACCTCACAGCTCTACAGCTTGAACTTCAGCCAAACTTCAATTTTCTATAAACAAATAAGATCTTGGTTCAATAATGAGATTTCTAGCGCTCCAACTGGACTTAAGAAAGGGTGGTTTGTAAGCCAATTATTATTGTATGACCTCCAGCAATGTCTGAGCTCGGAGACATTAGTAGTGGCCGGGTTTTCCGTAGCTCTTACATTTGTATCACTTCTGCTGACCACTTGGAATATACCATTAAGCATTTATGTGACATTTGCTGTTGGGGGGAGTGTTTTTGTTACTGTTGGCCTGCTTGTGCTTCTAGAATGGCAGTTAAATAGTGTGGAAGCACTGTTCATTTCAGCTGCTGCAGGCCTCTCTGTTGATTTTGCAGTCAATTACTGCATTTCCTACTGCCTGGCACCACAAACTGACAAACTGGGTAGGGTTGCATATTCTCTTAAGAAAATGGGCTGTCCTGTAGCCATAGGAGCAGGAGCTTACTTCTGTGTTGGCATTATAATGCTACCAGCAACTGCTTTGCTTTTCAGGAAACTTGGAATATTTCTCCTTCTCGTAAAGTGTGTGGCATGCGGTTTTGCCACGTTTTTCTTTCAGTCACTATGTTGCTTCTTTGGTCCTGAGAAGAACTGTGGGAAAATAATCATTCCATGTGCAAAAGAGCCAGCCACAGAAAATATACCACCTTCCTGTTCGGGTGTTGAAACACGGAACAACAATCCATCAGCTAACGGTACATTTAACTGTGGTGCTGGCAGGGGATCACAAGGGAAAAGGAATTGTAATAAAGAGGATGGCGGAGCATTCTTGTGCCCCAATCAGCATCGCCACAGGCAACACCAGTCAAGGCTTGGGAGGGAGCCAGAGCAGTATGAGCTGCAACCTCTTGCCGGTCATCTAAGTGACAGCTTTGAAAACAGCACCTGCACCAGCAAGCTGTCTAACAGACCTTCTGTTCTTTCAGATGACATTGAGTTCTGTGGCCTCAGTCCAAATCGATACTACGAAAGGATTAGCACAGAGTCTGTGAGCGAGGAAATATGCAGCAGGTATCTCAAAGATTGTGATACTCCTCAAGCTGTCCAGACCTCATCCCCTTACAAAGGAAACAAAACGAAACCTGTAGTAGTTCCTCCTGGTGATCAAGCAAAGGAAAAACGTTTGTGTGAGAAATGCCATAGCAGCCCTGAAAATAAACTATGGAACATCTCCTTGTCATCCTCTAGCATGGAGGATATTACAGTCACAGAAACCACTGATGACCCTAATACAAAGTTACCTTTTTTGGATGGGGCCTATAGGTGTCATGCACATAAAAGACTTTTGTCTTGCCAGTCTCAGAGTTCAATTGAGGGGCTTGAAGATTCAAATGAGACTTGTTTGAGTGACATCGAGCCAGCAGTCTCTACCGCACCGTCCACTGTGACTGAAGGAGAGCTGCAACCAGGTCACCTCAATGGCAGGAGGGATACTTTGCGTCTCTCTCTGAGAGAAACGGTTTATGACCCTGGCTCCCCAGGGTCTGGTAGGGGGCGGACAAGCCAAAGTGAGCTACCTGTAATTTTGCCAAACAGTCAACCAGATTTACCTGATGTTTGGATCAAGAGGGATGGAAGAGGCGAGGACAGGAGTTGA